In Deinococcus maricopensis DSM 21211, the sequence CAGGTCCAGCACCACCAGGTCCGGACGAAAGTCCGCGCCGCCGGTCAGGAACGCCCACGCCTCCTGACCGTTTTCGACGTGGTGCACCATGATCTCCTCGGCCACCTCGGACAACATCTCCTGAAACAGCGCGGCGTCAGCCAGCTCGTCCTCCACGAGCAGCAACGTAAACGGGGTGTTCGGCATCCCCCCACGCTACCGCAGCGCGCAAGAGACGCCAACACCGAACTGTCAGCTACACCGAACTTTCCCCCCCAGCCCAGGTGTTACGTTGGCCTCATGCCTCGCCCCCTGGCGTCTCCCGCGCGGTACGCCATCGCGGCCTTCGACGCCCTCACCGCGCACATCGCCATCCTGAACGCCGACGGGGTCATCCTCGCCGTCAACAACGCCTGGCGGCGCTTCGCGCAGGAAAACGGCGGCACCGACGACGTCGGCACCAACTACCTGGAGTTGTGCGACCACGCGCGCGGCGACGACCAGGAGGACGCCCACCGCATCGCGGACGGCATCCGCGACGTTCTCGCCGGCACCCGCAGCGTGTACGAACTGGAGTACCCCTGCCACTCCCCCAACGAGCAGCGGTACTTCCTGGCGCGCGTCACGTGCTTCATGCAAGACGGCGCGCGCTACGCCGTCGTCGCGCACGAGAACATCACGCGCCGCAAACGCGCGGAGCTGGAGGTGCGCGACCTGAACCGCACCCTGGAGGCGCGCGTGCACGAACGCACCCGCGAAGTCGAGCAGGCCAGCGCCGCCCTCGCCGCCAAGAACGCCGAACTGGAACGCAGCGTCCGCGACCTGCGCGAGTTCGCGTACGTCGCCAGCCACGACCTACAGGAGCCGCTGCGGACCCTCGGGGCGTACAGCGACCTGCTGCGCCACCGCTACGCCGACCAGCTCGATGACCGCGCGCGCGGCTATCTGACGCACATCACCGAGCAGGTGTTCCGCGCGCGGCAGCTCGTGCGCGACGTGCTCACGCTGTCGAACGTCAGCGCGCAACCGCCCCTGGGCAGCGTCGACATGCGCGCCATCTGGACCACCGTCAGCGCCACCCTCCCCTGGCCTGAGGACGCCACCGCCACCTGCGGCGCCCTCCCGCCGGTCCGCGCGAACCTGCCGCAGGTGCAGCAGCTGCTCACGAACCTGCTCGGGAACGCCATCAAGTTCCGCGCGGACCGGCCGCTGCGCGTCCTGCTGAGCGCGTGGCAGCAGGACGGCTGGGTGGAGTTCGCGCTGTCCGACAACGGCATCGGCATTCCAGGCGCGCACGCCGAACGGGTATTCGTGATGTTCCAGCGCCTGCACAGCCGGCAGCGCGCCGAAGGGAACGGCATCGGCCTCGCGGTGTGCCGCAAGATCGTGGAGCGGCACGGCGGCCGCATCTGGATGGACACCCGCAGCGCCGAAGGGCTGACCGTGCGCTTCACCCTGCCGGCCATGACGCCCCCACCCGGCCAGTAACCCCGCCGCGAACACCGGGTGTACGCTGGGACATGCCGCTTCCCCCCTGGTAAGGCTCGCCGCATGACCGGCCCGGCACGGGTCTGTCCCCACCTTGAACGACGAACCGCCCGCCCTGCGCGCCTCGTCACCTTCAAGAGAGGACATCATGAACGTGCCTGCTGTTCCCCGGCCTGCCGGGCGCCCCGTAAGGTTCCTGGCGGCGCCCCTCGCTGCCGAATTCGTCGACGAACTGATGGACGGCGTGCTGGGCGCCGCGTGGCCCGCCATCACCCACGACCTGACCCTCACCTACCTGCAGGTGGGCTTGCTGATGGGCGTCCCGTACGTGCTCGGCAGCGTCGTGGACCCCGCGCTGGGCGTCCTGTCCGACGCGGGCGGGCGCCGCGCACTCGTGCTGAGCGGCGGCGTCGCGTTCGCGCTGTCCGTGACGCTCGTGGCGCTCAGCGCGGGCTTCTGGCCGCTGCTGCTGGCGCTTACGGTGTTCTTCCCCGCGTCGGGCGCGTTCGTGACCCTGACCGAAACGGCCCTGATGGACGCCGAACCCACCCGCCGAGAAGCGAACATGGCCCGCTGGGCGCTCGCCGGGTCCGCCGGAAACACCGCCGGGCCGCTGCTGGTGAGCGGCGCGGCCGCGCTCAGCCTCGGCTGGCGGCCCGTGTTCGCGCTGGTGGCGCTCCTCACGCTCGCCGCCCTGGCCCTGGTGTGGCGACGCCGCGCCGCCCTCGGGCCCGCCACGCCCCTGGCCGCGCCCACAGGTGCGGGCGTACGGGGCGCGCTGCGAGGCCTGGCGCCGCTGCTGCACCGCCGGGACGTACGCGCCGCGCTGCTGCACCTGGAGTGCGCGAACCTCCTGCTGGACGTGTTCCGTGGGTTTCTCGCACTGTACATCGTGAGCGCGGACGGCGTGACGCCCGCGCAGGCCGGCGTGGCCGTGGCGGTGCTGACGCTGGTGGGCCTGCTGGGAGACGCGCTGGCCGTGCCCCTGCTGGAGCGCGTGCGCGGCGTGCCGCTCGTCCGCGCGAGCGCCGCCGTGACGCTCGTGGTGTTCCCGGCCTTCCTGCTGGCCCCCACCCTGCCCCTGAAGCTGGGGCTGATCGGCGCGCTCGCCCTGCTGACGTCCGGGTGGTACGCGGTGCTGCAGGCGCGCCTGTACGCCCTCGTGCCGGAGCGCAGCGGCAGCATCCTGACGCTCGGAGCGGTGACGGGCCTGCTGGGCGGCGCCGTCCCGGTCGCGCTGGGCGCCGTGGCGCAGGCGGCGGGTATCGGTGCGGCCCTGTGGCTGCTGCTGCTCGGCCCGCTCACGCTGGTGCTCGGCCTGCCCCGTCAGAAGGACGCGGGTTGACGGGGCCGCGAAATCAGGGGCGGGCGGGCGGCGGGGTGGCGTCCTCGCGGGCGACCGGCGCCTCGCGGGTGTCGCGGGCGCGCGCGACGTCCCGCACGCCGCGCCGACCGAACGCGTGCGCGAGGTCCCGCTCGGACAGGCGCAGCACGGTCGGGCGGCCGTGCGGGCACGCCCACGGCTGCGCGCACCCCGCCAGCTCCGCGAGCAGTGACGGGCCGCGCTCCTCGGTGAGCATGCCGGCCTTCAGGGCGGGCGCGCACGCGAGGCGCGCGAGCACCTCGCGGCGCGGGTCGTGCGTGCCGAGCGCCGCCTCGATCACCTGCTCATGCAGGCGCGGCACGGGCAGGTGCGCGAGCGCGGCCGGCAACGCCCGCAGGCGCGCCAGGCCCGCCCCGAACGCCTCCACGTGCAGCCCGAACGCGCGCAGGTCCGCTTCCGTTCCGGCGAGCCGCGCGGCCTGCTCGGGCGTCAGCTGCAGGAGTTCCGGCTCGGGCAGCTCGAACGCCTCGGCCGCGTCGAACGCGGCGCTCAGGCGCTCGTACAGCACGCGCTCGTGCGCGGCATGCGCGTCCACCACCCACAGGTCTCCGTCGCCCTCCGCGAGCAGGTACAGTCCCGCGAACACGCCCGAGAACGTGAGCGGCGGGAAGGTGCCGTCCGCGGCAGCGGCGCGCGGCGCGGGCGGCTGTGGGAGGCGCAGGTCCGGCAGGGCCCGCGCGAGCGGATGCTGCGCGAGCGCGGCGCGCACCGCCTCGGTCACGCGCCGCGCAACGCCGTCCACGTCCGCGAGCGCCACCACGGCCTTCGCCGGGTGGACGTTCGGGTTCACGTCCTCGGGCGGCACGCGCACGTCCAGTACGCACAGCGGCGCGAGACTGCCGGGCAGCAGCTCCCCATACCCGTGGATGATCGCGCGTTCCAGCTCCGGCGGCGCGAGCACCGGACGGCCGTTCACGCTCACGTGCATGCGGTCCCGGCGGGCGCGCGTCAGCTCCGGGCGGGAGATCACGCCGGTCACGCCGGTCGCGTCCACGCGCACGACGCGGTTCGCGCTGAGGCTCCCGTACACGCTCGCGACCGCGGCGCGAGCGTCGCCGGGTGCGTGCTGCACGCGCACCTCGCCGTCCACCGTGAGGCGCCAGCTGAGGCCCGGATGGTGCAGCACGTACCGGGTGACGAGGCCCGTGATCTCGCGCGCCTCCGTCGCGGCGGACGCCTGCGTGCGGCGCCGCGCGGGCAGGTGCGCGAACAGGTCCGTGACGGCCACGCTCGTGCCCGCCGGGGCGCTCACGCGCCGCACCTGCACGTCGTCCGCGCAGGCGACCAGCTCCGTCGCGCCGACCTGCGCGGCCGGACGGGTCGTGAGCGTCAGCGTGCCCGCCTGACTCATCGCCCACAGCGCCTCCCCGCGGAACCCGAGGGTGGTCACGCGGTCCACGGCCTCCAGCTTGCTCGTCGCGTGCCGCAGCGGCGCGAGCGGCACCTCACCGGCAGGAATGCCCGCACCGTTGTCGCGGACGCGCACGGCGCGCAGGCCGCCGCCCTCCACCTCCACCTCAATGCGCGTCGCGCCCGCGTCGAGGGCGTTGTCGAGCAGTTCGCGCACCACGTCCAGCGGGCGCGACACCACCTCGCCCGCCGCGATCTGGCGGGCCACATCCGGCGGGAGAATTCGGATCGTCATGGTTGACCTCCATGATCGCGCGAACGGGCGCGCGGGACGGTGGACTGGTCAGGAATTGACTGGGGCCTCGTCGCCGCGCGCGCGCCGCTGCCACGCGTGCAGCAGCTTCAGGGCGTCCATCGGCGTGAGCTGCGTCAGGTCGAGCGTCACGAGGTCGCGGCGCAGGCTGTCCGTGTCGCCCGTGGCGTTCAGCGCCGCGAGCAGGCCGCTCGCGCGCGCCGTCACGCTCGCCGGCAGGCCCGCGAGACGCGCGACCTCCACGCCGTAACTCTGCGCCGCCGCGCCCGGAATCACCTGATGGTAGAAGGTCAGCCCGCCCCGCTCCTCCTCTTCGGCGGCGACATGCAGGTTCACGAGGCCGGTGAGTTCGCCGTCCAGGCGCGTGAGCTCGAAGTAGTGCGTGGCGAACAGCGTGAACGCGCCTGTGGCGTGCAGGTGCTCCAGCGCGGCCTGCGCGATGGCCTGCCCGTCGAGGCTGCTGGTGCCGCGCCCGATCTCGTCGAGGACGATCAGACTGCGGGCCGTCGCGGCGTGCAGGATCGTCGCGAGTTCGCTCATCTCGACCATGAAGGTGCTGCGACCGCCCGCGAGGTCGTCGGACGCGCCGATGCGCGTGTGAATGCTGTCGAAGATCGGCAGGCGCGCGCGCTGCGCCGGCACGAAACTGCCGATCTGGTGCAGCAGCGCGCACAGCGCGACTGTGCGCAGGTACGTGCTCTTCCCCGCCATGTTCGGCCCGGTCAGCACCAGCACGCGCCGCGTGGCGTCGAGGTGCGCGTCGTTCGGCACGAACGCGTCCCCGAGCGCGTGCTCCACGACCGGGTGCCGCGCCTGCTCCAGCTCCACCCGGGTGTCTGCGTTCGTTTCGGGCCGCGTCCAGTGCCGCTCCGCCGCGAGGTCCGCGAGGGTCGACACGACGTCCAGTTCCGCGAGCGCACCGGCGGCGTCCGTGAGGGCGTCCACGTGCGCGGCGAGCGCGTCACGCAACTCCGTGAACACCTCCAGCTCCAGGCGAGCTGCGGCCCCCTCGGCCCGCGCGATCTCCCGTTCCCGCTCGCGCAGGTCCGGCCGCGTGAAGCGCGCGCGGTCCTTGAGCGTCGCGATCTGCCGGTAGTCGCCCGGGACGCGCGGCAGGTGCGTCGCCGTCACTTCCAGGTAGTACCCGATGACGTTGTTGAACCCGACCTTCAGCGAGCCGATGCCGGTGCGCGCCCGCTCCTCCGTTTCGAGCGCCGCAATCCACGCCCGGTGCCCGAGCGACTCCGCACGCAGCGCGTCCAGTTCCGCGTGGAACCCGTCGCGGATCAGGCCGCCGTCTGTGGCGCGCAGCGGCGGGTCGTCCGTGAGGGCCGCGCGAATCAGGTTCAGCGCCTCCGGCAGGGCCGTGAGGCGCGCGCGCACGCCGCCCAGCAGGCCGTCCTGCACCGCCAGCAGCTCCGTGGCCTGCGGCAGCAGCTCCAGCGTGCGCGCGAGTGCGGCCACCTCGCGCGGCGTCGCGCGGCGCGCCGCCACGCGCGCCGCGAGGCGCTCCAGGTCGTGCGCGCGGTACAGCAGGGCCCGCACGCCCGCGCGCAGGTCCGGGGTGCGTACGAACGTGTCCACGGCGTTCACGCGCGCCTCGATGCTCGCGGCGTCCAGCAGCGGCGCGCGCAACCACGCGCGCAGGCGACGCCGCCCGCCCGCCGTGCGGGTGCTGCCGAGCGCCTGCAGCAGCGTCATGCCCTGCGGACTGCTCGCTTGGAACACTTCCAGGGCCCGCAGCGTCTGGTCCGCGAGGTGCATCTGCGCGCCCGGCTCGTACCGGGTGACGCGCCGCACCATGTCCAGCCGGCCCTGCTGCGTGCCGCGCGCGTACAGCAGCACGGCCCCGCACGCGCGCACGAGCGCGGGCGTGCTCAGGCTGGCGGGCACGTCACCGAGCGTGTCGCGCAGCGCGCCTACGGCGTCCTGCGCGTCGAAGCTCGCGTGCGACAGCATCACGGGGAACCGCGCCTGGAAGTCCGCGAGCAGCGCCGCGTTCCCTTCGAGTTCCGGCGCGAGCAGCACCTCGCGCGCGCGGTGCCGTCCCAGCTCGTCGTACAGGGCCGTGCGCGTCCCGAAGCTCGCGCAGCGGAACTCGCCGGTGGACAGGTCCAGCAGCGCGAGCGCGTACCCCTCGCCGGTGGCGACCGCCGCGAGGTAATTCTCGTCCTGCCCGATCAGCTTCTCGTCCGTGACAGTGCCGGGCGTGTACAGCTGCGTGACCTTGCGGTCCACGAGGCCAGCGCCGGGTTCTTCCATCTGATCCGCGACCGCCACGCGCACACCGAGGTTCAGCAGGCGTTCGATGTGCGTCTCGGCGGCGCGTACGGGAATGCCGGCCATGGGGGTGCTGAAGTCCTTGCTGGTCTTGTGCGTGAGGGTCAGGCCGAGCAGGCGGGAGGCCCGCTCGGCGTCCTCACCGAACGTTTCGTAGAAGTCCCCGCACTGGAACAGCAGGATGGACCCGGGGAGGTTCTCGGCGACGCTGTCGCGCATGTCCACGTACTGCTGGAGCATGGGCGGCAGCGGCCCGCGTCCCGAGCCTTTCAGGCCGAGGTCGTGGTGAATGCGTTCTGTATCGAAGCGGGCCATGCGGACGCCAGTATTTCACGGGGGGTCCATGCGGACCGTGGCTGAATCCCGGTGTGCGCTGACGCGTACGGGGATGCCCGTGCTGGTGCACTGGGCGTCACGACTTCACAGGTGGTTACGCGCCCTCAGAGGGCGACGAAGCATGCTGCGCTGGACAGCGCCGGGCCCTTCGGCGCCTGGCTTACCAGTCGAGGCGGAGGGCGACGTGCAGACCGATTTCCTCGTCGCCGAAGAGGTGCGCGCTGATGGTGTGGTCGCTGGCTTTGTTCACGAACACGTCCACCGGACCGTCCTTGGTGTTGCCGGAGCGTTGCGGCTGCAGCACGTAGCCTTTGCTCTTGAGCAGGGCCACGAAGTCCTTGTAGGTGTTCATGGCGTTGCCGTGCAGCTTCCAGAGCTCGATGTGCTTGACGTCCGCGGGCGTTTTGTACACCTGCACGTACCCTTTTTCGATGTCGCCGCAGGCTGCCTGGAATCCGGATGGAGTGGCCAGTTCGGCGTTGAGAATCTTTTTGACGTCTTTGGGGCAGGCGAGGGCCATGCTCGACGTGGCGAGCATCAGCAGAACAAAGGGAATTCGCATCATGGTTTACGTCCTTGCGGCGCACAGCAAAAGCGAAGGTCGTGTGCTTTGATGCACGGCCTTCGCTTCTAATCCAGTACGGGTGTTTTAACGCAGCAGGAGAAGCTGCGGACGCTGAACTATAGCAACCGCGCCTGACCAGTACAACCCCACCCGAACTGCATGCGAACAGGCTGTCCTTGCAAGCGTGGCCTCCGAATTCTCATGAGCGGCGGGCTGCGCTGGCAGGCCGCCTGCTGCACTGACGCAGCCATACTGACGCGGCCGTGCCCAGAGTGCGGGCCTGTCGATGCACGCAGGGCAGCCACCCGGGGGGAGGCGCCGGTGCGTTCCGGTACGCTGCGGGCATGATGAGTCACTTCAGGGTGCTGGCGCTGCTGCTTGGCCTGGGGGGCGTCGCGGCGTCGTCCGCGGACCGCGTGTACACCTCGCTGGATCCCAACGTGTGCCGCACGGTCGAGCAAGATACGGAAAGCGAGTTCATCCGGCAGCTCTGCCCGGGGGTCGCCCGCGTGACGCTGGAGGTGTCCGAAGGGGACCTGCGCACGAACGTCCGGGTGAGGACCGCCAATGGCCGCTGGTCGGACCTGCGCCTGATGGAGCTGGTGTCGTCCGGCTTTTCGTCGCTGGGGCCGCGCGCGGAGTGGGTGGTGGGGCGGGGGGTTCCGCTGGCGTTGATCCTGCGGTACAACGCCAGCGAGGTGTCGGAAGCGCCGGAGCGCCTGACGTCGTACCTGGTGGTCAGCAAGGTGACGGGCACGGGCGTGTGCGTGGTGGGGGTCGTGAAGCCGTCCGCGCAGGCGAACGTGCGGGCGCGCGCCCTCGCCGAGCAGGCGGGTGGACGGCCCTGCCTGCGGGCCCCCTGAGCGGCCGCAGCGCTTCAGCCCGGACCTTTGTCTCGGGGGTGGGGGGGTATCCTGCGGGGGTATGCATGTTGCTTCCGCGCTTGGATATGTGCCGCTGTTCATCATCGCGCTGAACATGTGGCGCCGCTCCCGGAATCTCGGGAAGCCCATCCGCCGCGCCCGGACGCTGCTGATCCCCGCGTTCGGCATCATGACGGGCCTGCCGTTCATGTTGCTCCGCCCGGACATGCACGGCCTGCACCCGTTCCTGCCGCAACCGTGGTGGACGATGCTGGTGGCGGTGCTGGTCGGGGCGCTGTTCGCGTTGCCGCTCGCGCACTTCACGCGCTATGAGCGGCGCGCGGACGGCCTGATCTATCAGCAGGCGAGTACGGCGCTGCTGGTGGCGTTCGTGGCGATCGTGGTGGTGCGCGTCGTGGCGCGCGTGGCGCTCAGCTGGATGGACCCGTGGGTGGAGAACGCGCTGTTCTTCATGCTGGTAGTGTCGTACATCTTCGTGTGGCGTCTGGCGAGCTACCTGAAGTTCGTGCGCGTGCAGCGCGGCTGAGGGGACGGCGGAGTACACTCCGGCATGACTGCTCACGCGCTGCCGGATGTGCCGTTCGATTTGACTGACCCGTCGTTCGTGCGGGACCCGTACCCGCAATTGGCGGCGTGGCGGGCGGCGGGTCCGGCATTCGCGTCGGGCCCGCTGACGTT encodes:
- a CDS encoding sensor histidine kinase, with the translated sequence MPRPLASPARYAIAAFDALTAHIAILNADGVILAVNNAWRRFAQENGGTDDVGTNYLELCDHARGDDQEDAHRIADGIRDVLAGTRSVYELEYPCHSPNEQRYFLARVTCFMQDGARYAVVAHENITRRKRAELEVRDLNRTLEARVHERTREVEQASAALAAKNAELERSVRDLREFAYVASHDLQEPLRTLGAYSDLLRHRYADQLDDRARGYLTHITEQVFRARQLVRDVLTLSNVSAQPPLGSVDMRAIWTTVSATLPWPEDATATCGALPPVRANLPQVQQLLTNLLGNAIKFRADRPLRVLLSAWQQDGWVEFALSDNGIGIPGAHAERVFVMFQRLHSRQRAEGNGIGLAVCRKIVERHGGRIWMDTRSAEGLTVRFTLPAMTPPPGQ
- a CDS encoding MFS transporter, with translation MNVPAVPRPAGRPVRFLAAPLAAEFVDELMDGVLGAAWPAITHDLTLTYLQVGLLMGVPYVLGSVVDPALGVLSDAGGRRALVLSGGVAFALSVTLVALSAGFWPLLLALTVFFPASGAFVTLTETALMDAEPTRREANMARWALAGSAGNTAGPLLVSGAAALSLGWRPVFALVALLTLAALALVWRRRAALGPATPLAAPTGAGVRGALRGLAPLLHRRDVRAALLHLECANLLLDVFRGFLALYIVSADGVTPAQAGVAVAVLTLVGLLGDALAVPLLERVRGVPLVRASAAVTLVVFPAFLLAPTLPLKLGLIGALALLTSGWYAVLQARLYALVPERSGSILTLGAVTGLLGGAVPVALGAVAQAAGIGAALWLLLLGPLTLVLGLPRQKDAG
- the mutL gene encoding DNA mismatch repair endonuclease MutL codes for the protein MTIRILPPDVARQIAAGEVVSRPLDVVRELLDNALDAGATRIEVEVEGGGLRAVRVRDNGAGIPAGEVPLAPLRHATSKLEAVDRVTTLGFRGEALWAMSQAGTLTLTTRPAAQVGATELVACADDVQVRRVSAPAGTSVAVTDLFAHLPARRRTQASAATEAREITGLVTRYVLHHPGLSWRLTVDGEVRVQHAPGDARAAVASVYGSLSANRVVRVDATGVTGVISRPELTRARRDRMHVSVNGRPVLAPPELERAIIHGYGELLPGSLAPLCVLDVRVPPEDVNPNVHPAKAVVALADVDGVARRVTEAVRAALAQHPLARALPDLRLPQPPAPRAAAADGTFPPLTFSGVFAGLYLLAEGDGDLWVVDAHAAHERVLYERLSAAFDAAEAFELPEPELLQLTPEQAARLAGTEADLRAFGLHVEAFGAGLARLRALPAALAHLPVPRLHEQVIEAALGTHDPRREVLARLACAPALKAGMLTEERGPSLLAELAGCAQPWACPHGRPTVLRLSERDLAHAFGRRGVRDVARARDTREAPVAREDATPPPARP
- the mutS gene encoding DNA mismatch repair protein MutS; protein product: MARFDTERIHHDLGLKGSGRGPLPPMLQQYVDMRDSVAENLPGSILLFQCGDFYETFGEDAERASRLLGLTLTHKTSKDFSTPMAGIPVRAAETHIERLLNLGVRVAVADQMEEPGAGLVDRKVTQLYTPGTVTDEKLIGQDENYLAAVATGEGYALALLDLSTGEFRCASFGTRTALYDELGRHRAREVLLAPELEGNAALLADFQARFPVMLSHASFDAQDAVGALRDTLGDVPASLSTPALVRACGAVLLYARGTQQGRLDMVRRVTRYEPGAQMHLADQTLRALEVFQASSPQGMTLLQALGSTRTAGGRRRLRAWLRAPLLDAASIEARVNAVDTFVRTPDLRAGVRALLYRAHDLERLAARVAARRATPREVAALARTLELLPQATELLAVQDGLLGGVRARLTALPEALNLIRAALTDDPPLRATDGGLIRDGFHAELDALRAESLGHRAWIAALETEERARTGIGSLKVGFNNVIGYYLEVTATHLPRVPGDYRQIATLKDRARFTRPDLREREREIARAEGAAARLELEVFTELRDALAAHVDALTDAAGALAELDVVSTLADLAAERHWTRPETNADTRVELEQARHPVVEHALGDAFVPNDAHLDATRRVLVLTGPNMAGKSTYLRTVALCALLHQIGSFVPAQRARLPIFDSIHTRIGASDDLAGGRSTFMVEMSELATILHAATARSLIVLDEIGRGTSSLDGQAIAQAALEHLHATGAFTLFATHYFELTRLDGELTGLVNLHVAAEEEERGGLTFYHQVIPGAAAQSYGVEVARLAGLPASVTARASGLLAALNATGDTDSLRRDLVTLDLTQLTPMDALKLLHAWQRRARGDEAPVNS
- a CDS encoding cytochrome c biogenesis protein CcdC encodes the protein MHVASALGYVPLFIIALNMWRRSRNLGKPIRRARTLLIPAFGIMTGLPFMLLRPDMHGLHPFLPQPWWTMLVAVLVGALFALPLAHFTRYERRADGLIYQQASTALLVAFVAIVVVRVVARVALSWMDPWVENALFFMLVVSYIFVWRLASYLKFVRVQRG